The following nucleotide sequence is from bacterium.
ATCCCCCGCTCGCACTGCCCCGAGGCGACGGCCTCGGCCGCGGGGACGATGAAGTCGGGGTAATCCACCGCATCGGTCGAGTGGGTTCCGAAATCCCGAACCTCGTGGCCGAGATCTCGCAGGAGGCGCTTCAGCTCCTCTTTCATGGGGTACCCGGCATGATCACTGGCGATCGCGATCCGCATGCGTGCTCAGTTCGCGGATGCGCGGCGCCGCCCCTGCCCATCAGGCCCGGATGCGCGCCGCCGCGTTCGGCTCGAGGAGCGCACACAACCCCGCGTCCAGGTCCGGATAGCGGAAGGCAAAGCCGGTGGCCAGGAGTCTTGCGGGATGGACACGCTGGCTTCCCAGGAGTTCACCGGCAACCTCGCCGAGCGCGATCCGCAAGACCGGGCCGGGCACCGGGAGCAGCGCCGGGCGGCGGAGGACCCGGCCGAGGGTGGCCGTGAACTCCCGGTTTGCGACCGGATGCGGCGAGACGAGATTCACGGGCCCGCGGACGGCGTCCCGGCTCAGCACGTGGATGATCGCCTCGACTTCATCGTCGAGGGTGATCCAGGACATGAACTGCCGGCCGCTTCCGAGCGTGCCTCCCACCCCCATCCGGAAGATCGGCAGCAGGGCGGCCAGCGCTCCCCCGGACGGACTCAACACGATTCCAGACCTGAGGTGCGCGACTCGGATCCCTGCGTCTCGGGCCGGGGCGGCGGCCCCTTCCCAGTCCCGGCAGAGATCGGCGAGAAACCCGGTCCCGGGGGCGCTTTCCTCGACCAGGATCTCCTCTCCCCGGGATCCGTAGTAGCCGGTTGCGGACGCGCAGACCAGCACCTGAAGCGTCCGCCGGAGCCGCGCCAGGGTGTCCGCGAGCAGGCGCGTCCCTTCAACCCGACTCTGTCGTATCTGCGCCTTCCTCGCCGCCGTCCACCGGCGCGCTCCAATGTTGACTCCGGCCAGATGGATGGCGGCCTCGATCCCTTCGAGCGCTGCCGCGTCGATCCGGCCGGAGGCGGGATCCCAGGCGACCTCATCGGGGAGACGCGAATCCCGATGGCGCACCAGTCGGACGGTTCGGTGCCCGCGCGCGGCGAGCGCCGGCACCAACGCCGAGCCGATCATTCCGTGGGAACCGGAGACGAGGATGTTCACGGACGACACCCTGCGAGAGTGAGGCCTTCTTTGTTGTTCTATTCTACTCGTTCATCGCCCAGTGCCGAAGTCTCATCGGGCATTTCGCATATTGCCTCGTGACGGTCCTATCGCGGCAGGGCCAGCGCAAGCAGCGTCATCGCGACGGCGGCCAGAGACGCCTTGATTACCACTCGACGTGCCTGCCGCCGGACGTGCCCTAGTTCCGTTGCATCGGCGATCCGCTCTACACGATCGTGCAGTTGGCGCGAGCCTCGCGCCGCAAGTCTCACTCACGTCGCATCGCGCCATTGGAAGAAGCCCACCGCGGCGCCCCAGAATACGGGCAGCAGTGCGAGGCGCCACCAGCGATCCGCGCCGGCCCGCGCGAGTCCTGCCAACACGGCCAGGCTGATGACCAGCGGGATGGCGCCGGCCACCAGCCGTTTTGTGCGCTCATGCGGGCTGATGTTGGCGATGCAGAGCGGGTTCATGGAGCGTATCTGCGGCACGGTCCGATCATAGCATGCCGCCTGACGTTGCCTGCGTCAGGCAGAAGCGGCGCCGTGTCCCTCCTGCACCGCGACCTGCGGCGTGCTACTATGGGACTTTGTACACGAGCAGCAGGGTGCCGTAGGGGGAGGAGGTCGTCCGCCGGCTCATCTCCTGCCCTCCGCGCAGGAGCCGGACGGTGAGCTCACCGTCTTCCTGTTTCTTGGTCACGCTGACGGCGACTGCCACCGCGGTCTCCACGGTGAACTGGGCCGGGACCTGTCCTTCAATTGACCTCGTGGACGGCGCCGTGCCGATCGAGCCTTCAAACGTCGTTCCTGGAGTGCCGGTGATCTCGACGACGACGGCGACCGGCGAGGGCGGGGTCTCCTGGTGCTCCGGCACGAACGCGGTGACACATCCGGAAAGGACGCCCGCCGCGAGCAGGGATGACAACGGCGCAACGCGTTTTGCGAGACTCCGCACGACTCTAGATATGCCCCCCACGACGGGGGGATACGACGCGGCCGCGCGTCTCGGGCGAGGAGGAACCAGTGGGCACAGCCGATGGGAGCGTGTTCTTACCCCCCGGCGCCGGCCGTAGGATCGCGCTCCCGGACCGCGGCGCGAGCGCGACGCTCAAGGCCGTCGGGAGCGACACGGGCGGGCGGCTCGCCTTCGTTGAAAGCGCGCCGGCCCCGGGAGCGCCCGGGCTGGCGATGCACCGGCACCACCGGTCGGATGAGGCGCTCTATGTTCTTGAGGGCACCGTGACGGTTCGCGTCGGCGATCGGACAATGAGCGCGCCCGCCGGATCCTTCGTCTTCGTGCCGCGGGAGACGGGCCACATGTTCTGGAACCCTGGGCCCGGCCCGGCGCGGGTGCTCGTGATCTTTGCCCCGGCCGGCGTTGAGCGATTCCTGGAGGAGACCGCCGCGGCGTTTGCCGCCGCGCAGGGATCGCCGGATCCGGCTACGTTGCGTGAGATCCGGACGAAATACGACACGGAGTTGCTGCCCGATCCCGTCTAGGAGCGTTTCCTAGCGCTCAGTGCGTATCGATGCTCATGCCGGACCGCACGCCGGGTGGGGTCCGGTTCGTTCCAACAGATATGCCACCCGGGGGCGCTGCGGATCCGGAATCCTGGACGCGTCGCTGGCGGCGTACCCGCGGGCGAAGTAGTAGAGGAACACCACCCGGGTCGTCTCCCGCCACGCGGCGGCCGCGGCGGGATGTGCGGTTTTCAGGTTGTTGAGATCCGCGGGGATCTCGACGAGCATCTGCGCGTCTTCGATTTCCAGGTTCGGCGGGCCGGGGAGCGAAGGCAGGCTGGGCCCGGTCGCCGTGACCGCCCACGCAACGGCCTGACCGAGGGGAGGACGGCTCGCCGAGGCGAGCCGGGCGACGACGCGGGGAGACTCGAGGAACCAGTCCACCTCGAACCGATCGCTCGGCAGCCCGCGGTTGATCGCGTCAATCATCGCGCCGTAATAGTCGGCGTGGTACCGGGACGCCACCGCGCCCAGCCGGCCCAAGTTGAACCGGGCGTTCCCGGACTGCAGCGGGTCGTAGGTCCAGACGATGTGGTCGATGCCGGCCGCCCGCGCCGCGTCCCGCTGCGCCGACTTGAGCCGATACCCGAGCCCGGCATCGCGATGCTCCGCGAGCACCCCCGTCATGTGTGAGTACCACAGCGGCTTCCCGCGGCGCCAGCCGGGAAACGCGTACGTGAAGCCCACGAGGCGTCCGTCCGGCGCAAACCCGCCCAACACGAGTCCTCCGGCCGAGACCGCGGCGACAAGCTGATGAAGGGGAACGGCCCCCGCCTCGCTCATGTCCCAGATCCGCATCTGGAGCTCAACGCAGCGCTCGAGCTCGTCCGCATCGGTCATCGCACGAATGCTGAACACCGCCCCGCGCCTCCCGCCCGTCCAGCCAGGGAGTTCCGTCCGAGCCCAACAGGTCCTGCCCGGCGCAGCGGCACGGCACCCAGGGAAACCCGGGAGCCGCGCCCAAAAGGGGGAAGCCAGACAACGAGTGGGAGCGTGATCCAAGTGGACGTAGCCTTGACGGCCCGGATCGATGCCGATCTACCGCAGGTGATCGAGGATCTTCGCCGTCTGGTGAAGATCCCCTCGGTCGCCGCGCAGCGGCGCGGAATTCCGGAGACGGTGCAGGCGGTCGGCGATCTCCTGCGAGGCGCCGGCGGTCGCGTGACGGTGTTGGAACACGAGGACGCCAACCCTGTGGTCGTCGGAGAATTCGAGGGGCGGTCGCCCCGCACGCTCCTCTTCTACGACCACTACGACGTTCAGCCGGCGGAGCCGCTCGAAGAGTGGACCGTCCCACCGTTCGACGTCACCCAACGGGACGGACAATTGCTCGGCCGTGGAGTCGCCGACAACAAAGGCGATTTCATGACGCGCATTGCCGCGATCCGCGCCCTCCGGGCGGTTCGCGGCGGGCTCCCCTGCCGCGTCAAATTTCTGATCGAGGGGGAGGAGGAGATCAGCAGCACGCATCTCGGCGCCATAACCCGCGCCCACACCGACCTCCTCAGGGCGGACGCTTGCATCTGGGAGTACGGCGAGCGCGATGCCAAGGAGCGGAAACACATCGTCTGCGGGATGAAGGGGATCTGCTACATTCAACTCGAGGCCAAGACCGCGTCCGTCGACCTCCATTCGTCGCTGGGCGCGGTGTTCGAAGGCGCCGCGTTCCGGCTGATCTGGGCCCTCAGCACGTTCAAGGATCAGAACGGGCGGGTGCAGATCCCCGGCCACTACGACCGGGTCCGACGTCCCACTGCCTCTGAGGAAGAGGCGATCCGGCAGATTCCCCCGGACGTCGTGGAAGAGATCCAGAAGCAGGTTGGTGTATCCCGGATGATCGGCGGCGTGGACGGGTTGGAGGCCGTCCGCCAGTTGCTGTTCACGCCGACCTGCACGGTCTGCGGGATTTGGGGCGGGTACACGCTCGAGGGCTCAAAGACCGTGCTGCCCAAAGTGGCGCGGGCGAAGATCGATTTCCGTCTCGTCCCGGATCAGGACCCCCACGAGGTGGCGCGAAACGTCCAGCGGCACCTGGCCGCGCGCGGCTTTTCGGACATCGACGTGACCGTCCTGGGCGCAGAGTTCCCCTGGCGGACCGATCTGTCGGATCCGTTCGTCGGCCTGGTGCGAGACTGCTGCGCAGAGGTCACGGGCCGTGAGGTGCTGGTGTACCCGACCTCGGCCGGGACGGGCCCGGCATACGACGTGGGTCCGGTGCTCGGCATCCCGCTCGTCAGCGCGGGATCCGGGTACTGGAACGCTCGGGCTCACGCCCCTGATGAGAACGTTCGGGCGACCGATTTCCGTGAGACGATTCTTCTGATGGCCAGCATCCTGGAGCGGTTTGGGGCCGGGCAGTAGGGCGGCGCCGGCGGATCAGGCGACCAGGGTCGCCTCCACGCTGAGCTTCACGTTCCCTTTGAGCGCCTGCGAGACGGGGCACCCGTCCTTTGCCGATTCAGCGGCCTTCCGGAATCCCGCCGTGTCCATGCCCGGGACGACGCCCCGCACCGTGAGCGCGCTCGAGATGACTCGCCAGCCGGCCTCCACCTTGTCGAACGTGACCGTGGCGCTCACCTCCAGCTTCTTGGGCGGCTTTCCGGCGCCGGCCAGACCGAAGGACAGCGCCATCGCGTAGCAGCTCGCATGGGCGGCGGCAATCAACTCCTCGGGGCTGGTCTTGCCTTGGGGGCCCTCGGTGCGAGACGCCCACGTCACCGGCAGCGCGTTGAATGCCCGGCTCGTCCCGGCGGTCACGACGCCCCCGCCCGTCAACAAGTCCCCCTCCCAGGTCACATCCGCGCGCCTGGCTGCTGCCATCGCTTCGCCTCCTTGGACCGAAGGAATAGAATCGATCCGCTCTAGCGTACCAACATCGTCGAGGGAGAAGCAAGATCCATCCCAAGGAGGTTCACAATGGCGATTGAGGTAGGGCAGCAGGCGCCAGACGTCATGCTGGTGAACACCGACCGCAAGCCGGTTCGGCTCAGCGAATTACGCGGCAAGACGACCGTGCTCGCGTTCTTTCCGGCGGCGTTCACCGGGACGTGTACGAAGGAGATGTGCCGGTTTCGCGATGATTCCAGCCGGCTCGATTCGCTGAACGCGCAGGTCGTGGGGATCAGCGCCGATACCCCGTTCGTGCTGGCGGAGTGGGCGAAGCAGCACAATCTGAAACAGATGATGCTGAGCGACTTCAACCACGAGGCCATGAAGGCCTACGACGTCTACGACGGCGCCTTCCTGGGCGGTCTCCTCAACGGCATCGCCAAGCGGTCCGTGTTCGTCGTGGACAAGAACGGCAAGGTCGTCTACAGCTGGGTCGCTGATGCGCCCGGCGTGGAGCCTCCGTACGAACAGGTGGAGGCGGCCGTCAAGAAGGTCACGTAACGAGTCACGACGTTCCGCCTCGCCTCCGGGATGTCCTCGTCGCGGTCTGCTCGAGGACCGCGCGATGCACGAGCCGGTCCTCCGCGTGCGGTCCGCGCACGATGTCGAGGACCCCACGATCCCGAAGATCGGCGATCGCCCCCTCGAGCACGAGCGGCGGCCATGCGAAGAGGGCCACCGCCTCTTTGGGGCGCGGCGCTCTGGCGATTCGGACGTACTGCTCGAGCACCGCGGCCGC
It contains:
- a CDS encoding TIGR01777 family oxidoreductase, which encodes MNILVSGSHGMIGSALVPALAARGHRTVRLVRHRDSRLPDEVAWDPASGRIDAAALEGIEAAIHLAGVNIGARRWTAARKAQIRQSRVEGTRLLADTLARLRRTLQVLVCASATGYYGSRGEEILVEESAPGTGFLADLCRDWEGAAAPARDAGIRVAHLRSGIVLSPSGGALAALLPIFRMGVGGTLGSGRQFMSWITLDDEVEAIIHVLSRDAVRGPVNLVSPHPVANREFTATLGRVLRRPALLPVPGPVLRIALGEVAGELLGSQRVHPARLLATGFAFRYPDLDAGLCALLEPNAAARIRA
- a CDS encoding cupin domain-containing protein, which encodes MGTADGSVFLPPGAGRRIALPDRGASATLKAVGSDTGGRLAFVESAPAPGAPGLAMHRHHRSDEALYVLEGTVTVRVGDRTMSAPAGSFVFVPRETGHMFWNPGPGPARVLVIFAPAGVERFLEETAAAFAAAQGSPDPATLREIRTKYDTELLPDPV
- a CDS encoding GNAT family N-acetyltransferase is translated as MFSIRAMTDADELERCVELQMRIWDMSEAGAVPLHQLVAAVSAGGLVLGGFAPDGRLVGFTYAFPGWRRGKPLWYSHMTGVLAEHRDAGLGYRLKSAQRDAARAAGIDHIVWTYDPLQSGNARFNLGRLGAVASRYHADYYGAMIDAINRGLPSDRFEVDWFLESPRVVARLASASRPPLGQAVAWAVTATGPSLPSLPGPPNLEIEDAQMLVEIPADLNNLKTAHPAAAAAWRETTRVVFLYYFARGYAASDASRIPDPQRPRVAYLLERTGPHPACGPA
- a CDS encoding M20/M25/M40 family metallo-hydrolase: MIQVDVALTARIDADLPQVIEDLRRLVKIPSVAAQRRGIPETVQAVGDLLRGAGGRVTVLEHEDANPVVVGEFEGRSPRTLLFYDHYDVQPAEPLEEWTVPPFDVTQRDGQLLGRGVADNKGDFMTRIAAIRALRAVRGGLPCRVKFLIEGEEEISSTHLGAITRAHTDLLRADACIWEYGERDAKERKHIVCGMKGICYIQLEAKTASVDLHSSLGAVFEGAAFRLIWALSTFKDQNGRVQIPGHYDRVRRPTASEEEAIRQIPPDVVEEIQKQVGVSRMIGGVDGLEAVRQLLFTPTCTVCGIWGGYTLEGSKTVLPKVARAKIDFRLVPDQDPHEVARNVQRHLAARGFSDIDVTVLGAEFPWRTDLSDPFVGLVRDCCAEVTGREVLVYPTSAGTGPAYDVGPVLGIPLVSAGSGYWNARAHAPDENVRATDFRETILLMASILERFGAGQ
- a CDS encoding OsmC family peroxiredoxin, encoding MAAARRADVTWEGDLLTGGGVVTAGTSRAFNALPVTWASRTEGPQGKTSPEELIAAAHASCYAMALSFGLAGAGKPPKKLEVSATVTFDKVEAGWRVISSALTVRGVVPGMDTAGFRKAAESAKDGCPVSQALKGNVKLSVEATLVA
- a CDS encoding peroxiredoxin — its product is MAIEVGQQAPDVMLVNTDRKPVRLSELRGKTTVLAFFPAAFTGTCTKEMCRFRDDSSRLDSLNAQVVGISADTPFVLAEWAKQHNLKQMMLSDFNHEAMKAYDVYDGAFLGGLLNGIAKRSVFVVDKNGKVVYSWVADAPGVEPPYEQVEAAVKKVT